Proteins co-encoded in one Microcebus murinus isolate Inina chromosome 5, M.murinus_Inina_mat1.0, whole genome shotgun sequence genomic window:
- the ZC3H12D gene encoding putative ribonuclease ZC3H12D, which produces MQPGAGPSPAGGPSMERPSKMDFFQKLGYGREDVLRVLGKLGEGALVNDVLQELIRTGSRPGAPPAQAAPQLVPRGSCGLPDSARRRLGAAPEEDCGGPACSLRPIVIDGSNVAMSHGNKEIFSCRGIQLAVDWFRDRGHTYIKVFVPSWRKEPPRADSPIREQHVLEQLERQAVLVYTPSRKVHGKRLVCYDDRYIVKVAYEQDGIIVSNDNYRDLQSENPEWKWFIEQRLLMFSFVNDRFMPPDDPLGRHGPTLSNFLSRKPKPPEPSWQHCPYGKKCTYGIKCKFYHPERPRHTQLAVADELRAQTRARPGAEEQRLPSTRGGPAGARSGPREPGARSLPPAPQPADLAALRGSFSRLAFSDDLGPLGPRPPGPACGLAPGLCGPGWVPTGGAAPVPSPSPRAGSAATSGPPGLPPPLGPQLQPRGGHCPRDLHGDLLPQRRPPDDPWVRSQISDRFPGRSASVEPAWGDSAFGDPSGYTAEDGEGDARARARTALCSVFPPEQVDRVMAESPDLSDLARLILLLVQRCQRAGAPLGNP; this is translated from the exons ATGCAGCCGGGGGCAGGACCCTCGCCGGCCGGCGGGCCCAGCATGGAGCGGCCGAGCAAGATGGATTTCTTCCAGAAGCTGGGCTACGGCCGCGAGGACGTGCTCAGGGTGCTGGGCAAGCTGGGCGAGGGCGCCCTGGTCAACGACGTGCTGCAGGAGCTGATCCGCACCGGCAGCCGCCCCGGGGCCCCGCCGGCCCAGGCCGCGCCCCAGCTCGTGCCCCGCGGCTCCTGCGGGCTCCCCGACTCCGCCCGGCGCCGCCTGGGGGCAGCCCCCGAAGAGGACTGCGGAGGCCCGGCCTGCTCCCTGCGACCCATAGTGATTGACGGCAGCAACGTGGCGATGAG ccatggaaataaagaaatcttCTCTTGCCGGGGGATCCAGCTGGCTGTGGACTGGTTCAGGGACCGAGGACACACCTACATCAAGGTTTTTGTCCCATCCTGGAGGAAAGAACCACCAAGAGCTGATAGCCCTATTCGAG AGCAGCACGTGCTGGAGCAGCTGGAGCGGCAGGCGGTGCTGGTGTACACCCCGTCCCGCAAGGTGCACGGCAAGCGGCTGGTCTGCTACGACGACCGCTACATCGTGAAGGTGGCCTACGAGCAGGACGGCATCATCGTCTCCAACGACAACTACCGCGACCTGCAGAGTGAGAACCCCGAGTGGAAGTGGTTCATCGAGCAGAGGCTGCTCATGTTCTCCTTCGTCAACGACCG GTTCATGCCTCCCGATGACCCCCTGGGCCGACATGGACCCACCCTGAGCAATTTCCTGAGCCGGAAGCCAAAGCCCCCAGAGCCATCCTGGCAGCACTGCCCCTACG GCAAGAAGTGCACCTACGGCATCAAGTGCAAGTTCTACCACCCGGAGAGGCCGCGCCACACGCAGCTGGCAGTGGCCGACGAGCTCCGCGCCCAGACGCGGGCCCGGCCGGGAGCCGAGGAGCAGCGGCTGCCGAGCACCCGGGGCGGCCCCGCAGGAGCGCGCTCGGGCCCCCGGGAGCCAGGTGCACGCAGCCTCCCGCCCGCGCCGCAGCCGGCCGACCTGGCCGCCCTGCGAGGGAGCTTCTCGCGGCTGGCCTTCAGCGACGACCTGGGGCCCCTCGGGCCGCGCCCTCCCGGCCCCGCCTGCGGCCTGGCGCCCGGGCTGTGTGGGCCCGGCTGGGTGCCCACCGGCGGCGCGGCGCCCGTGCCGTCGCCATCCCCGCGGGCGGGCAGCGCGGCCACCTCAGGCCCGCCCGGCCTCCCGCCCCCGCTCGGGCCGCAGCTCCAGCCGCGAGGGGGTCACTGTCCCAGGGACCTGCACGGCGACCTGCTTCCGCAGCGCAGGCCGCCCGACGACCCGTGGGTCCGCTCCCAGATTTCCGACCGCTTTCCAGGCCGCTCGGCCTCGGTGGAGCCGGCCTGGGGCGACAGCGCCTTTGGGGATCCTTCGGGGTACACAGCCGAGGACGGCGAGGGGGACGCGCGCGCCCGGGCGCGCACGGCGCTCTGCAGCGTCTTCCCGCCGGAGCAGGTGGACCGCGTGATGGCCGAGTCCCCCGACCTCTCCGACCTCGCCCGGCTCATTCTCCTCCTCGTGCAGAGATGCCAGAGGGCGGGGGCGCCGCTGGGGAACCCCTAA